A window of Notolabrus celidotus isolate fNotCel1 chromosome 11, fNotCel1.pri, whole genome shotgun sequence contains these coding sequences:
- the LOC117821676 gene encoding pleckstrin homology domain-containing family N member 1, producing the protein MFPHEERSTHTCSRDDCLGRWCSVCELEAETRLRGTETVSIMGCCSVTQRHTGVDEVGPDEIELLELSGDNLGVWSLGETRLQLSVRTSRDEQHLPPPPPPPTRPPPRYPSTRHLEQEVVLWGRTREDLHHRIYSQQPIRDWEGQHPHMYGEIIHSSLVSVFSSSTQETSERFLVLFSFHLLILSLDHSRQDFMYEGILPLSGLSLQPVSLDSDTPHSPHMFEISSPMVDSKVFICSGAVDLQKWMQHIEERKYKSMMQSMSPSHCALSYLLPCDEHWKRDELKNYLLQAPIWQWEGSPIQHMGQPGCMSLVHIINTKRQGLQERLMVLFPQEVLLLSVDNKRLNIRYEGRLPRHSIKAVERSALPGRLEFELIGELVEPLLVSCTCQEDYWNWIFQLQQPDRGSHITVSPPAPPIKPKLQRSRKESQEPIIKDLCHINGRS; encoded by the exons ATGTTTCCACATGAGGAG cgcagcacacacacatgcagcagggATGACTGTCTGGGCAGATGGTGCTCAGTGTGTGAACTAGAAGCTGAGACAAGGCTGAGGGGGACTGAGACTGTGTCCATCATGGGATGTTGCAGTGTCACTCAGAGGCATACTGGAGTGGACGAGGTGGGCCCGGATGAGATCGAGCTCCTGGAACTCTCTGGAGACAACTTAGG GGTGTGGAGTCTGGGAGAGACGCGGCTGCAGCTGTCAGTAAGAACCAGCAGAGATGAGCAGCATctaccaccacctccacctccaccaacACGCCCACCACCGCGCTACCCCTCAACAAGGCATCTGGAACAAGAG GTGGTGCTGTGGGGTAGGACCAGAGAAGACTTACACCACAGGATTTACtcccagcagccaatcagggaCTGGGAGGGCCAACATCCACACATGTATGGAGAGATCATCCACTCCTCTCTGGTATCTGTCTTCAGCAGCTCCACTCAG GAAACCAGCGAACGCTTCCTGGTGTTGTTCTCGTTCCACCTGCTGATCCTCTCACTGGATCACTCAAGACAAGACTTCATGTATGAG GGCATCCTTCCCCTCTCTGGACTTTCCCTACAACCCGTCTCCCTGGACTCTGACACACCACATTCACCACACATGTTTGAGATCAGCA GTCCCATGGTGGACTCTAAAGTCTTCATATGTTCTGGGGCTGTAGACTTACAGAAGTGGATGCAACATATAGAGGAGAGAAAATACAAGTCGATGATGCAGTCCATGAGCCCCTCCCACTGTGCACTCTCATATCTG TTACCCTGTGACGAGCACTGGAAGAGAGACGAGCTGAAGAACTACTTACTACAGGCTCCCATATGGCAGTGGGAGGGTTCACCCATACAGCACATGGGTCAGCCAGGATGTATGTCTTTGGTTCATATCATCAACACAAAGAGACAG GGACTCCAAGAAAGACTGATGGTCCTCTTCCCTCAAgaagtgctgctgctgtcagtggACAACAAGCGACTGAACATTAGATATGAG GGCAGGTTACCTCGTCACAGCATCAAAGCTGTGGAGAGGTCAGCTCTGCCTGGACGGCTGGAGTTTGAGCTGATAG GTGAGCTGGTGGAGCCTCTGCTTGTCTCATGCACCTGTCAAGAGGATTACTGGAACTGGATCTTTCAGTTACAACAG